In Centropristis striata isolate RG_2023a ecotype Rhode Island chromosome 15, C.striata_1.0, whole genome shotgun sequence, a genomic segment contains:
- the btg4 gene encoding protein BTG4 isoform X2 — MKEEIAAAVFFVARLVKRYGCLDNDSRERFAAALTSVLFENYRNHWHPNAPTKGQAYRCLRMNRVRLQDPVLQQACERSAVRYGERSTPFCVSVVESCRRRDGEFSRRIHEAVERASLDIHSGSSSDEEEGSADNSMSNNSSMNSSNLSTICPGPMTSTNPEPKTIPTVSNPNSVYRFSEFSPGAPQIWLREKRKAFAADAFPPPHPHHPPPPHHPPPVGGPTSQFSSQKGFKPYRVTFTFSGPRVDKYHWVSKSR; from the exons ATGAAGGAGGAgattgctgctgctgtgtttttcgTGGCTCGGCTGGTGAAGCGATACGGCTGTCTGGATAATGACAGCAGGGAGCGATTCGCTGCTGCCCTCACCTCTGTTCTGTTTGAGAACTACAGAAACCACTGGCACCCAAATGCACCCACTAAGGGACAGGCCTACAG GTGTCTCCGTATGAATCGTGTGCGGCTGCAGGACCCGGTGCTGCAACAGGCCTGTGAGCGGAGTGCGGTGAG GTACGGTGAACGAAGTACTCCATTCTGCGTCTCAGTGGTGGAAAGCTGTCGGCGCAGGGATGGGGAGTTTTCCCGCCGCATCCATGAGGCTGTGGAGCGGGCGAGCCTTGACATTCATTCAGGAAGCTCTTCagacgaggaggaggggagCGCCGACAACAGCAtgagcaacaacagcagcatgaATAGCAGCAACCTATCGACTATCTGCCCTGGGCCAATGACCTCCACCAACCCTGAGCCCAAAACCATCCCAACTGTCAGCAACCCCAACAGTGTCTACCGG TTCAGTGAGTTTTCTCCTGGCGCCCCTCAGATCTGGCTGCGGGAGAAACGGAAGGCCTTTGCTGCGGATGCATTCccacctcctcatcctcatcatcctcctcctcctcatcatcctcctccAGTTGGAGGCCCAACTTCCCAGTTCTCCAGCCAGAAAGGCTTTAAGCCCTATCGAGTCACATTCACCTTTAGTGGACCTCGTGTTGACAAGTACCACTGGGTCAGCAAGTCGCGATAA
- the btg4 gene encoding protein BTG4 isoform X1, whose translation MKEEIAAAVFFVARLVKRYGCLDNDSRERFAAALTSVLFENYRNHWHPNAPTKGQAYRCLRMNRVRLQDPVLQQACERSAVRYEDLGLPQELTVWVDPGEVSCRYGERSTPFCVSVVESCRRRDGEFSRRIHEAVERASLDIHSGSSSDEEEGSADNSMSNNSSMNSSNLSTICPGPMTSTNPEPKTIPTVSNPNSVYRFSEFSPGAPQIWLREKRKAFAADAFPPPHPHHPPPPHHPPPVGGPTSQFSSQKGFKPYRVTFTFSGPRVDKYHWVSKSR comes from the exons ATGAAGGAGGAgattgctgctgctgtgtttttcgTGGCTCGGCTGGTGAAGCGATACGGCTGTCTGGATAATGACAGCAGGGAGCGATTCGCTGCTGCCCTCACCTCTGTTCTGTTTGAGAACTACAGAAACCACTGGCACCCAAATGCACCCACTAAGGGACAGGCCTACAG GTGTCTCCGTATGAATCGTGTGCGGCTGCAGGACCCGGTGCTGCAACAGGCCTGTGAGCGGAGTGCGGTGAGGTACGAGGATTTGGGCCTTCCACAGGAGCTGACGGTGTGGGTTGACCCTGGAGAGGTGTCCTGCAG GTACGGTGAACGAAGTACTCCATTCTGCGTCTCAGTGGTGGAAAGCTGTCGGCGCAGGGATGGGGAGTTTTCCCGCCGCATCCATGAGGCTGTGGAGCGGGCGAGCCTTGACATTCATTCAGGAAGCTCTTCagacgaggaggaggggagCGCCGACAACAGCAtgagcaacaacagcagcatgaATAGCAGCAACCTATCGACTATCTGCCCTGGGCCAATGACCTCCACCAACCCTGAGCCCAAAACCATCCCAACTGTCAGCAACCCCAACAGTGTCTACCGG TTCAGTGAGTTTTCTCCTGGCGCCCCTCAGATCTGGCTGCGGGAGAAACGGAAGGCCTTTGCTGCGGATGCATTCccacctcctcatcctcatcatcctcctcctcctcatcatcctcctccAGTTGGAGGCCCAACTTCCCAGTTCTCCAGCCAGAAAGGCTTTAAGCCCTATCGAGTCACATTCACCTTTAGTGGACCTCGTGTTGACAAGTACCACTGGGTCAGCAAGTCGCGATAA